Part of the Syntrophotaleaceae bacterium genome, ATTGCCGTGGGCATCCTGGCGGTCCGACTGAATACCCTGGTGAAGGGCTACAGCGGGGTGCGCATCGAACTTCTCGAATTCATGCGTGACATGATCAACCACGGCATTGCCCCCTACATTCCCGAATGCGGCAGCGTCGGCGCCTCCGGCGATCTTATTCACCTGGCTCACATGGCCCTGGCGATCATCGGCGAGGGCCGGGTCTATTATCAGGGTGTCCTGCGTCCCGCGGCGGAAGTGTTCGCTGAGGTCGGCATGACGCCGATGCAGCTCTCCTTCAAGGAGGGGATTGCATTGATGAACGGCACCAGCGCGATGACCGCACTGGCTGCGTTTGCTCTGTTCGGCGCAAAAAAACTGCTTCGCCTGTCCTGCGTCACCGGTGCCTTCGCTCTCGAAATTTTTGGCGGCATCGACGATGCTTTCGATGAGGACCTGCATCGGGTCAAACCTCATCCTGGACAGCTCCAGGTGGCTGAAACCATTCGCAGCCTCTATCAGGGATCGAAAAACATCACCCTGCGCGCAGACATGCACGACCGGATTCGCAGCCAGCAGCAGGACGGCCCGGTCTATGAAACCAGCATCAACGTGCAGGACGTCTATTCGGTGCGCTGCACTGCGCAGGTTCTGGCGCCGGTGGCGGAGGCGATCGAGCTTGCCGTTCGCACGGTGGAGACCGAAGCCAATTCCTCCAACGACAACCCGATCGTCATCCCTGAAAAGAAAAAGATCATCCACGGCGGCAACTTCCACGGCCAGAGCATCGGTTTCGTGATGGATGCGCTTTGTATCGCCATCGCTACCCTCTCCACCCTCTCGGAGCGGCGCATCAACAAATTTCTCGACCGAAGCCTCAACGAAGGGCTGCCCGAATTCCTCATTCCCGGCACTCCCGGACTGACCATGGGGTTCATGGGAGCCCAGTATCTGGCCACTTCGACCACCGCCGAAAATCGACAACTGGCCGCGCCGGTCAGCACCCACTCGATCTCCTGCAACGTCTCGAACCAGGACGTGGTCAGCATGGGCACCGTGGCCGCCCGCAAGGCCTTCAAGAGTGTCAGCAACGCCAAACATATATTGACCCTCGAGGTATTGGCAGACCTCCAGGCCCTGTCTTTCCGCAATGCCGAGGGCCTCGGCGGGGGCACCCGGCGGGTTCATCAGATTCTGTCCCGGGAATTCGTACCCTATGACAACAGCCGGGTTTTTCATGAGGACCTGGTCCGGTTCCGGAAACTGCTTTTTTCCAGTCAGTTGTTCGATGACCTGAAGGTCTACCAGGAGGAAGGCCATGCATGATTCCGCCGGTCTGCCGCTGGCCGCCGAAAAACTGATTCCCCATCGCCGGCCGATGCAGTTGATCAAGGCGTTGGAGAGCTATGAGGACGGTGCCGGCACTGTCGTCGCGGAGGTGGAGCCGGGCAACCCGCTTCTGGAGCCGGACGATTCCCTGGCCGAGGTAGGCCTGCTGGAATTGATGGCCCAGTCCTATGCGGCCGTTCAGGGGTACGCCGACAGTTTTTCCGGACTGCCGCCCCGACAGGGTTTTCTGGTCGGGGTTCGGGGAGTGTCCTTTTATGCCAGGCCGCGCCTGGGAGACCGGCTTGAGATCCGTGTGCGGGTGACCACCCGTCTGGAAGGTTTCGCCATTGTCGAAGGAAGCGTCCGGCGGAACGATGAAATTCTCGCCGAGGGCAATATCAAGCTGTTTATTGTGCCGGCCGAGGGAGGCGAAAGGTGAAGAAAAACAGCATCTGCTGTCTGCTGATCGGGCTCTGGCTGCCCGCCGCCGCTTTTGCCGGCTCCCTGGAAAATGTCCTGGACCGGCTGACCGAGCTGGCGGGAGGCGTCGAAACGCTGGCCAGCGATTTTAGCCAGGAAAAGTACCTTTCTGTTTTTCAGGACGTTCTCCCTGCAAAGGGGCGATTCTACTACCAGAAGCCGGACCGGTTGCGGTGGGAAATGACTGAACCGATGGTGTCGGGGTTTGTACTCGACGGCGGCAAGGGGCGGCGTTGGCAGGATTCGGCCGGCCGCGGCGAACGATTCGACATCTCCCGCGAACCGGTCATGAAAATCGTCGCTGATCAGCTGCTGGCCTGGACGCGGGCCGACTTCGAAACCTTGCGCCGCGATTACCGCATCAGCCTGAGCGGCGGGCAACCGGTTCGTCTGAGGCTTGTCCCCAAAGGGGAGGCCGCCGGTTTTCTCGACCACTTGTCGATCACTTTCGCCGATGACGGACGTCACGTGCGGCAGGTGGAGGTGCATGAAAAGGGCGGCGATTATACCCGCATCACTTTTCACCACACCCTGGTCAACGGGCCGCTGGCAAAGGATCTGTTTTGAAAGGTTTTTCACCCTCAAGGGAGAGGGAGGAGTCCGGTAACCCATGAACCTGACCGATCTCGTTGCCGCCCTTCATCGCCGGCTCGCACCTCGCAGGGTTTGGCTGGTGACAGGTACGATGGCGGTCATCCTCGCCAGCCTGCTCGGATTCCGCACCCTGCACCTGCAGGAAAACATCGCGGCGATGCTGCCCGAGAGCGGCGACATTGCAGAGGATTTCCGGCTGCTGCAGCAGGCGCCCTTTACCCGCAAGGTTGTAATCACCCTGACAGGACCGGAGGGAGTCGATCCCGATGCCCTGGCGGAGGCGGCCGACCGCCTGGCCGCAAGCCTCGATCCGGAACTGTATCCGTTGGTGGTCAGCGGCCCCGAAGAGCGGCTGATGGGGCGGATGGTGCCCTGGATTCTGGCGGCCTTGCCAAATGTGGCTACCGCAAAGGATCTGGCCGACCTGCGAAAGGAACTGGATAACGAGGGAGTGCGCAGACGATTGGGGGAGAGTTACCGCGCTCTGCTCTGCCCGGAAGGTTGGGCTCTCAAGGGGCTGATCCGGCAGGACCCGCTGAGTCTTCATCGCCTGGCCCTCGAAAAGCTGCGGCATCTCAACCTGGTGCCCGGTGCACGGCTGGCGCAGGGGCATTTTCTCAGTCCGGACGGGCGCAGTACCCTGCTGGTGGCGGAAACACCGGTCGCCATGACCGATTCCGCCGGCGCGGAACGGTTGCTCGCCGCTTTTTATAAGGCGACGGAGTCTCTGCCGGGAGGCATCAAGGCCACCCTGGTCAGCGGCCATCGCTACACCGCCGCCAATGCCCGGGCCATTCAGAAGGACCTGTGGCGCATTCTGACTTGCTCCACCGTGGGCCTGATCCTGCTATTTGTGCTGTTTTTGCGCAGTCCACGGGCGGTTTTCGTTTTTCTTGCGCCGGTTTCGGTGGTTTG contains:
- a CDS encoding aromatic amino acid ammonia-lyase is translated as MFEAETTLTKTPAVACRRPAIALNGCDLRIEDIVAIGVGDREVCLDPAALERCRASRRFLEQEVAARRIIYGVNTSFGPMCNKIIEDREIEALQVNLIRSHAAGLGDPLKPYIAVGILAVRLNTLVKGYSGVRIELLEFMRDMINHGIAPYIPECGSVGASGDLIHLAHMALAIIGEGRVYYQGVLRPAAEVFAEVGMTPMQLSFKEGIALMNGTSAMTALAAFALFGAKKLLRLSCVTGAFALEIFGGIDDAFDEDLHRVKPHPGQLQVAETIRSLYQGSKNITLRADMHDRIRSQQQDGPVYETSINVQDVYSVRCTAQVLAPVAEAIELAVRTVETEANSSNDNPIVIPEKKKIIHGGNFHGQSIGFVMDALCIAIATLSTLSERRINKFLDRSLNEGLPEFLIPGTPGLTMGFMGAQYLATSTTAENRQLAAPVSTHSISCNVSNQDVVSMGTVAARKAFKSVSNAKHILTLEVLADLQALSFRNAEGLGGGTRRVHQILSREFVPYDNSRVFHEDLVRFRKLLFSSQLFDDLKVYQEEGHA
- a CDS encoding outer membrane lipoprotein carrier protein LolA gives rise to the protein MKKNSICCLLIGLWLPAAAFAGSLENVLDRLTELAGGVETLASDFSQEKYLSVFQDVLPAKGRFYYQKPDRLRWEMTEPMVSGFVLDGGKGRRWQDSAGRGERFDISREPVMKIVADQLLAWTRADFETLRRDYRISLSGGQPVRLRLVPKGEAAGFLDHLSITFADDGRHVRQVEVHEKGGDYTRITFHHTLVNGPLAKDLF